From Osmerus eperlanus chromosome 16, fOsmEpe2.1, whole genome shotgun sequence:
ttttctAACAGGATGTCGTCTTTTGAAGTCGTAGAGTTTTCATCCCTGGATCAGATGAGGCATGCGTTTGAGGATGTTGGACAACTGGAACTGTTCCAGGAGTTTGTTCCAACCTTGTAGAAGCCATCCCATCATTTCCTGTCATGGAAAGAAGctgtccacttcctgtgtgagAACACAGTAACAGGAACAGTGGATGGAGTAGATGTAAGGAAGTAGGACTGATCAGTGGACACTGGCTTAGACGTGCCAAATCACTTGGATAAAAATGTTTATATAAATcttacattttatatttcatCTCTTCATTGTCCACTAGATGGCACTGAGCCAACACGGTCTCACAGCCTCCATCTTGGTTATCAGGGACGAGGAACAGAGAATAGGTGTTGACACGTTTGTTTAGTCCTCCATGACCTGCCGTTCATAAGAGCGGGTTCAGTGGTCTGCTCCTCTGCTGAACTGGACCTGTGTTCACCGGGGACACGCTGGAGTTCAAATCAAACACACTCCACCTCTGTACTGCGGTCAGATTGTTTGACGAAGCAGGTATAATGAAACCATGGCAACACCTTTACCATCTCCTGTCCTGGACATAAATACACCTGGCCTTTCccccagggcacacacacacacacgccacacgcatgcacacacacattctcttaaTTACACTGCGGAAATGGCAGTCATTCacctcaccctttctctctgggACCCAGACAACAGACCGGGAGGtgtgtctgggtgggtgtgtgtgtctgtgtgtgtgtgtctgggtgtgtgtgtgtgtgtgtctgggtgggtgtgtgtgtctggggtgtctggatgggtgtgtgtgtccagagggATAAGAGTAAATAATGTTACAACCAGTCAGAGCTGCAGGTCTGGaagaagtgagtgtgtgtgtgcgtacgtatgtgtgtgtctcagagttTCCTGATGGCGTGTGTCACTATTCTAAAGCTTTTTCCTCCATGAGGCTCCTGTGAGGAAAGTTCAGTTCTGGTGCCAACACACCGTGAGCTCCTCAAGATATCACTAGAGCTaaacccactcctcctccctcctcttcattctccttctcctccttcttcttcatcctccccccctcctcctccttctcctcccacctccctcctgtctgatgGGACTTAAGGACAGATCTCTCCATGAACGATCGATGAAGGGATTGAGAAAACAAATGCCAGCGGTTCAAGCCCCTCGTTCTACTTCGTTCTGTGTTCCCCTCGTACTACCTCGTTCTACGTTCTACTAaccctccccacttccatcagagacactgactgtctctccaccttcaagaaaaggctcaagacgcacttgttccgggagtacaacggtacttaggaatggttcgcttgacccgatgttagtttcctcaaggatcacaatgactcttgcttagagacttgtttctcttgtggttagtggtaactgacttaaatttttgtactcgctgtgatatattgtttattattgttgcttgctttttttccacaggtacacttgcacttatagcagctcatgttgtttaattgtaacttgtttaactacatgctcacaatgtgtgcttcatgttttggctactcgcaatgttttgtggctatctcgttgttatgatcagtgacctatgcactttgtaaagctctctcttggaagtcgctttggataaaagcgtctgctaaattaataaatgtaaatgtacttcagACACAGCTGCTGTTTGGGATATTTGCTCCTGAGATCAAGCCTGTTGGTGCACAACCTCAGCAAGAGGACCCtcctggagcagctggaggagtgtgtgtgtgtgtgtgtgtgtgttagagtcaCCAGACCAGGCAGAGCCTGGAGATGTTTTATCAGAACCGAGAGCTTCTGAAGCTGGCAGCTAAACATCGTTACTTCTGATTCAAACTGGCAGCTTAATGAAGCTGTCTTACCTCCAGCAGGCACGccccctcttcacacacacactcacatgtatacgtgtgtgtgtgtgtgaatatggtgCAGGTGTAGTacggtgtgtgtttacagtcgtGTTGAGGAGATAGTACCCTCCAGGTTTCCAAGGCCAGGGTCAGCCTGTCGCTCAGAGAGGGGATTGatcgagggggagagggggggggggtagatggcAGGATAAGACTAACACCAAGAGACTGCATTGATTTGAtccctgtctgctctctccatccctctcctcatctctcttccctctccattCAGACACCACcctactctctctgtccctctctcggtTTTTCTTCctgtcatctctctttctctgttcttcCTCCATGTCTATCTTTCTGTATTTCTTCTCGTCCTTCGGTCCATGTCTTTGTCgtcgtccctctctttctccacctcacctcctctctttctccaccttacctcctctctttctccacctcacctcctctctttctccacctcacctcctctctttctccacctcacctctttctccacctcatctcctctctttctccacctcacctcctctctttctccacctcacctcctccctttctccacctcatctcctctctttctccacctcacctctctttctccacctcacctcctctctttctccaactcacctcctctctttctccaactcacctctttctctttctccacatCATTTCCACACATCatttccccacccctcctcttcctcccctcctcatcctccactccTACTTTgaccctcccaccccacctcctctttcccctctcctccacctgcttctCTCTTTAATCCAGTTAATCTGTCTGCTGGTGGCTAATCCCTTAATTGCAGAGGCTGGTGTAAAGGTCAGCCTGGTTGTAGGATCAGGCTGTGTTACGTCTATCTGTGTCCCCCCTGCCCACTCCCCAGGTGAAACCAATCCTTCCATCCTCTGTGGCCGTGGTTAAgtgggtctctccctctctgggagTATTTTCAATGCATCCTATTGGACAGCTCTAGCAGGAAGTCATACTTAATTGTTTACCAACACGATCCTTCATAGAAGCCCTAACAAAGATACAAGATTCGAATCACAGCGCTTTTGACTGGGGACACTTGTGTGTTTGAGAAGTTGTGTGTAAtttatgtgcacgtgtgtgttgatTTCAGTCTGTATCCCTGGAGTAATTCCCTCATCACTGTGACCTTTTACATTCACTGGAAGTGATTGCTTCCTCTAGATTGACTCggaggcactgtgtgtgtgtgtgtgtgtgtgtgtatcagatggGCCTACCGCTTACAGTAACTACAGCTTCCACGTGTGCAGGTCAGGCAGCCCTCAATCTGAGTTCATACCGTGCGCAGGAGCTATCCAGGCGAGCGTGGACCTGAAATGGAGGAAagggtttttttccccccaaagTTAACCGTCCAACTCAACTTCTGGCGATAGTCAGTCAGAAcggtctacatttacattttacatttattcatttagcagacgcttttatccaaagcgacttccaagagagagctttacaaagtgcataggtcactgatcataacaacgagatagccacaaaacattgcgagtagccataacatgaagcacacattgtgaacaaccaaaataagtgccaaagggaagaaccataagagcatgtagttaaacaagttacaattaaacaacatgaactgctataagtgcaagtgtacctgtggaaaaagcaagcaacaataataaaaacaatatatcacagcgagtacagaaatttaagtcagttaccactaaccacaagagcaacaagtctctaagcaagagtcattgtgatccttgaggaaactaacatcgggtcaagcgaaccattcctaagtaccgttgtactcccggaacaagtgcgtcttgagccttttcttgaaggtggagagacagtcagtgtctctgatggaggtggggagttgattccaccactggggggccagacaggagaagagcttgtgttgggaccgggcggtcttgagcggtgggaccaccaggcggttgtctgaagaagaccgtaggtgacgggtgggggtgtaaggctgcaggagagacttgatgtagacgggtgcagtcccgttcactgctcggaaggtcaataccagggtcttgaatcagatacgggccatgataggtagccagtggagagagatgaggagcggggtaacatgggagcgtctgggtagattgtagaccaggcgggccgctgcgttctgaatcctctgaagagggtgggttgcacatgctgggagaccagctagcagcgagttgcaatagtccaacttggagaggacaagtgcttggactagcagctgggtggagtgctcaatGGTCTAATTACAATCTTATAGGCTATAGAATATAAAAGGACGTAGGCTACAATAAGCTCCATGGATCATTGTTTAATAACCAGTTACGTTCAACAGTAGGCCTACGTAATATTAGAGTAACCTAATGACACTTCCATCGTAAAGTTTCCACAAACTTATCTAAGGGAATCACCAGCACTTCTCATCTCTCTTATCTATGGATCTGTCTGCCAACCGTTTGCTGAACCGGACCGCAGGCTCGAGGCAATAACCCGGAGCCTCCAGTCAATCATGCTGTCAATCACACCGCCGCCGCAGTCACATGCGGCCCCCGTCAACCGAGTTGCCTTTAGCCGTCCTGAAGAGTCCGGTGAATAGATAAGCGCAGCGCAGACTCATCGTCGCCCAATTAACGGTTACAACAGCCTCTGTTCCCTTTCTTTTTGTAGCTGTCACCGATAGCCGCGGGCAGGCACGACCAATGCTGCTCCTGCGGGTCGGGATAGGCTACAGACAAATGGTTCCCAGGCTAGCTTTACGAAGCCAGTACGGCCAGGCAGGAAATTAAAGGAGAGATGTTTGCCTATTTACCGTTGTCCGCTGTCAAGTTGATTTACTGTTggtgacgaggaggagggggtgctaTTCATTAGCTATAGGCTAGGCCTAATAAATGACAGAAACAAGTAATTCCAGTTTTCTGTCCATGACCGTAACATCAAGACATAAAAAAACGGTTTCAACACAGTATCATACACAGCTGAAATTCAGCTTTGGTGAGATGTGGGTGATTGGCGTGGAGTCAACTGTGAATTTGtctgaggaggacaaggagaggaaagtcttcttccatcatccctccatccctctccgtTGCCACAGTGATGGTCCCTTTGAAGCATGTAGGCCCAGACCAGGAACTAAAGGCCACAACTAGACACATTAAACTAGATGGCCTGGAACTGCTctttctcactgtgtgtgtgtgtgtgtgtgttggtgtgtgtgtgtggatgaaccTGATAGGAAATGAGAGGGTATGACCTGACATTTAAAGTGACACTTCTGAGAGTACATTACAGAACCACTAGACTCAGAAGGAGCAGAAGGAGAtggtgtcagacacacacacacacacacacacacacacacacacttcgccCTTATTGCCAtcatcaaacatacacacacacatacagacacacagacagacagacacacaaacatccatccatagtacacacacacataatctatCTTTGCTAACTTGgcagaggcagacacacactcacgcacgcacacacaccatctgtcCTCTTGATTGAGAATCATTATTAATGACGCATACTAGGCCTACAGAATAATTGACGAGGGTAACTGCTCTCTTCATCAAATGACTGTATGACAAAGATACCGTTGATGAACGGAAATTCATATTCatatttataaaaataaataaagggaATTGGTAGGctaatagctcagtggtagagcatttgaatgCGGATCGAGAAATCGCAGGTGTTAAATCTCTAGAACGCTTTGGAAACGTTTGTAAAATTAACACatcaaaaatgaaaaaaaaaacgttcaaACTGATTAAATCTCCCTTTCGATAAGAAACACAAATGTTGTCACATAAAAGCTCTGAATTGTCTTAATTTTGTAGCTACATTTTCAGTGTACGTTGTAAACGTAAACAGTAAACGTAGTTTACCAGAAATAAATTCAAATCGTCGAGCGGAAACGACTTCGGGTGTCTACGTCACTGTTTGGATCTGACAGCTTCTGCGACCATTTTACTCAGTGGTGTCTCGTGCTGTTACGGTAAAGGAATTAAGAAAAACAAAATCGTGAAAAATAACCTCTCTGGAAATGGACGGGTACGTGTTTTAGTGTCATTAACCTATGTATAGCGTGTACATACTTAAACTGCGTCGGTAAGTGTTAAAAATAACTGATTAATCTGCCGGCTAACtgaagctagcaagctagcagagTGTGACCCAAACTGGAGTCCAGGACTCCCATCTTGTAGCAATGTCTAGCTAGCTGTCTAGCTAGCGAGTTGTCACGCCAGCATTTGAATTATATGGGTGAAATTATTGTCAAACTCACTCGAATTTTGAACTTGGCAGTGATTTAGGAAATTGTTCATGATTTAATTGAGTGCAGCAGATACAATTCACAGAATTTGGGTATTTGTTTGtacatagctagctagttggCCAGCTAGCGGGCGCCTGTTCGAAGCTTTGTTAAGGATTGTGCGGGTCTCGTTCTTTTGTCTGCTACTGTACATTCATTTAGACCATCatcagctaactagctaatgttagcacattGGCACATTCTTGATGTGCGTGGTTCTTaccttttttttaattttctaCTTATACTAAATAGACGAACATGCTTTTAATTCCGTCGCTCCTGCTACAGTAGATTCGTTTTTAGCCCGCTTCTAGCTCGGATATAGGAAGGCGTGACGAAGGCCGGGgtacataatgtgtgtgtgtgctagctagctagctagctctttaTTTTCATCTGCATTGTGCAGCATGTGGTACTCTTATTGACCAGTTTATTTCTTCGTATTTCACAGTGATGTGGCAGTTGGCGTTAAGGTAAGTGCCGTTTGACCGTCGATGTTAGTATTCACAGTATTGAGCTTTAGTGGCGCTCCACGGGTTCAGACTGTGATGTTCTGTTTCTGATGTTTGTTTTCAGAGAGGCTCAGACGAACTGAACCTCTACAGCAGCAGCCCCAACTCTGTTACAggtcagtctctgtctctctttttctctctgtctctctttgtctgtctctctctctttctgtctctctttctctgtctctgtccttctaAATGATGACTCACATCATTGGCAACATGTATCGGATATAGTGTGACGTAGAGGATATACAggtagatggacagacagacagactgaaggacagacagacacagacagacagtctagtcagacagacaaacaaactatTTAGAATCCCAGTAGGGTGCCTTGCCCAACCACACACAACGTGCCTCTCTCCCCGCCTCCCCGTTAACGGCTGTGTCCCTCCGCCCAGCCAACGGCGGCGACAGCAAGAagctgagggtggaggagcgTGCCGAGAGCCCCCCCTCCCGCGTGCTCCACATCCGCAAGCTCCCCAGCGAGGTGTCTGAGACCGAGGTCATCGCCCTGGGCCTGCCCTTCGGCAAGGTCACCAACATCCTGATGCTGAAGGGGAAGAACCAGGCCTTCCTGGAGCTGGGCACCGAGGAGGCCGCCGTTACCATGGTGAACTACTACACGGCCGTCACGCCTCAGGTGCGGAACGTTCCCGTGTTCATCCAGTTCTCCAACCACAAGGAGCTGAAGACCGACAGCGCCCTCAACCAGGTGAGACGCACCTGGATACACCACTGTACCTGTCCCACCTGTCCAtacacacctgttacacctgtctGAACCCCAGAGAAAACTTACTGTATGATGACTGGTTCTTCACatagtctcactctctccccctctcctctgcccccctcctccgcccccctcagAGGGCCCAGGCGGTGCTCCAGGCGGTGTCGGCGGTGCAGGAGGGGGGCTCCCCTAGCTCTGACCCCGGGGCCCTGGACAGCCTGGCCCCCGcccccagccctgtcctcaGGATAATCATAGACAACATGTTCTACCCCGTCACCCTGGACGTGCTGCAGCAGgtaggacacagacagacaggcagacagtgagacagttAATCAGTTAGACTGTCATGGTTCTACCTCCACACTCGGTGGATGTTTTTAACTTAAAGTgcacttctctcctccacctctccatctcctctctttaccccctcccctcctctcttaacctccacccctcctctctttacctcctcccctcctctctttacatcctcctcctcccctcctctcgttacctcctcccctcctctctttacctcctcctcctcctctctttacctcctcctcctcctctctttacctcctcccctcctctctttacctcctcccctcctctctttacctcctcttcctcccctcctctctttacctcctcccctcctctctttacctcctcccctcctctcctgctgttcAGATCTTCTCCAAGTTTGGCACAGTGATGAAGATCATCACCTTCACCAAGAACAACCAGTTCCAGGCCCTGCTGCAGTTCAGCGAGCCTGTCAACGCCCAGCAGGCCAAGCtggtactaacacacacaccagactgttACTGCCTActactaacatacacacaccagactgttACTGCCTActactaacatacacacaccagactgttACTGCCTACTACTAACATACACACTAGACTGTTACTGCCTACTACTAACATAGACACACCGGACTGTTACTGCCTACTACTAACATACACACTAGACTGTTACTGCCTACTACTAACATACATACCAGACTGTTACTGCCTActactaacatacacacaccagactgttACTGCCTActactaacatacacacaccagactgttACTGGCTGGTACTAACATACATACCAGACTGTTACTGGCTGGTTAACTTATATGAAGTTAAGATAGTATTTACTGTTGAGGACCAGAGATGCCTGTTTTACTTCTTAAGCCTTCTCCAACAATCTGTTGTGGTCatttacacccccccccttctctctctccctctgtctccctaaccctctgtctccccctctcctcccagtctcTAGACGGTCAGAACATCTATAACTCCTGCTGCACGCTGCGTATTGACTTCTCTAAGCTGGTCAACCTGAACGTGAAGTACAACAACGATAAGAGTCGTGACTACACGCGTCCAGAGCTGCCCGCGGGAGACGGCCAGCCCCCCGTAGACCCCAACATGGCTGGCCTAAGCAAggactcctcctccctgctgggTCAGGAcaccactcccctctctcctctctctgtcttcctctctctgtcttcctctctcctgtatGTTTtcaggtctctctcccctctctcctgtatgTTTtcaggtctctctcccctctctcctgtgtgttttcaggtctctctcccctctctcctgtgtgttttcaggtctctctcccttggtcctctcctccttttctctctgtgtcttcctaTATTTCCAGGTCTGATCTCTTAACTTGACCCCTAACCTCTGACCACTCTGCTGTCTCTAGGTACTCCCTCCGGCATGGTGGGCCCCTACTCTGGAGGTGGAGCCTAcggatcctctctctctctctcccagggcgGAGGTAACCATGgtttcctctctgtgtgtttgtgtgtcagggggAAACATATTTGTAGAAAGCTGTGTTCTGGATAACTGCCATGAAAGAGCCTCTGTTCTGGCAGTGAAACCCTGAGATCAGAGATCAGAATCGTTCAGCAGTTGATCCCTTCAAACGATTTCCTAGAAATACACTCATGATGATTtattgtctcccccctcccccatgtctcccccccctcccccatgtctcccccccctcccccatgtctcccccctcccccatgtctcccccctcccccatgtctcccccctcccccatgtatccccccctcccccatgtctcccccctcccccatgtctcccccctcccccatgtatccccccctcccccatgtctccaccccccctctcccatgtctcccccctcccccatgtctccccccctcccccatgtctccccccctctcccatgtctcccccctcccccatgtctccccccctcccccatgtctcccccctcccccatgtctcccccctcccccatgtctcccccctcccccatgtctccccccctcccccatgtctcccccctcccccatgtctccccccctcccccatgtctcccccctcccccatgtctccctcccccatgcctccccccctcccccatgtctccctcccccaggtacCATCAGTCCCCTGAGTGCGGCGGCGGCAGCGGCAGCAGCTGCAGGCAGGGTGGCTCTGTCTGGACACTCTGGAGTCAGCGGAGTCCTGCTGGCCAGCAACCTCAACGAGGAGGTCAGTATCAGCCCAGTATCAGCCCAGTATCAGCCCAGTATCAGCCCAGTATCAGCCCAGTATCACCCCAGTATCAGCCCAGTATCAGCCCAGTATCAGCCCAGTATCAGCCCAGTATCAGCCCAGTATCAGCCCAGTATCACCCCAGTATCACCCCAGTATCAGCCCAGTATCACCCCAGTATCAGCCCAGTATCAGCCCAGTATCAGCCCAGTATCACCCCAGTATCAGCCCAGTATCAGCCCAGTATCAGCCCAGTATCACCCCAGTATCAGCCCAGTATCAGCCCAGTATCAGCCCAGTATCAGCCCAGTATCACCCAGTATCAGCCCAGTATCACCCCAGTATCAGCCCAGTATCACCCCAGTATCAGCCCAGATCAGCCCAGTATCAGCCCACCCCGGACCTGTCCCGGAAacctcctctactccctcccttcccccgcctctcctctactcctccccctcctcctctactccctcctctactccctccccccctcctcctctactccctccccctcctcctcctcctctaactccctccctctcctcctctactccctccccctcctcctctcctatactcccccctcctcctcctctactccctccctctcctcctctactccctccccctcctcctctcctctactccctcccctcctcctctactccctcctctactccctcccctcctcctctactccctccccctcctcctcctcctctactccctccctctcctcctctactccctccccctcctcctctcctatactcccccctcctcctcctctactccctccctctcctcctctactccctccccctcctcctctcctatactccctcctcctcctcctctactccctccccctcctcctctactccctccccctcctcctcctcctctactccctccccctcctcctctactccctccccctcctcctctactccctccccctcctcctctactccctccccctcctcctctcctctactccctcctcctctactccctccccctcctcctctcctctactccctcctcctctcctctactccctccccctcctcctcttcctctactccctccccctcctcctctcctctactccctcctcctcctctactccctccccctcctccactcctctactccctcctccctctttactCCCTCCTTttactccttccctcctcctccttcacatcGCCAGCGTAGGTCTCACATGATGGTATTATCACCAAGCCTGTAGCCAGGGCTCGTTCCAAACCTGTCCCTgggacctcctctctctcctggtgacTCAtcccggaggaagaggaggaggagggtgggggagggggagagagagaggtgtatagATTTCTAGTTGGGGCCAGTGAGAGGACTCTACCAAGGCTGATCCACATTCCTGCAGGATCCTCTTCTCTGACAGTCTCTTGGTTTAGAAGTAGCTGGTTTGTAGGGAGGAGAAACTGTAACTTCAAATCTCAGTAGATTTACtctactcctctcctgtctccaggcTGACCAGTCCTGtcttcagtgtgttctgttcatGATGATTATaatcactgtctctcttttctcactctctctctctctctctctccctctttctccctctctctctgtccctccctctccctctctccctctccctctctcctccctccctctcctccctccctccctctcctatgtGGAGTACTAGTCTCTAACAGGATCTTCTCTCTCCAAGCTCTCCTACTGAGTGATTCTACTGGTGCTCTTCTCTCTGCTGTTTACCCTGTTGATGTCTCTCACAGGCCTTTATCTACACCTGCTATATCTCTGTTGAACCTGGATCTCCTTGATCTATATCTATCTGCTTTAACCTTACGATTTCTGTCTACACTATATCTATCTGTATCTGGTCTACCGACATCTTTACAATATCTTTCTGTATATATCTATGCTACTATCTTTTGTATCTGCTAATACTACATCTATACTATATCTGTATCTGCAAAATCTATACCTATACTACATCTATCTGTATCTGCTAAATCTACCATATCTGTACCTGCTAAatccagtgtttcccacacatagacTAATTTGTGGCGGTGCGTCACAGATtcaacaccggccgccacatattgcgtttcgttattataattttttttaacgaTATTTAAAACACATAGAgtattcgttcagctgcatttctttccctgctctccctccgtctctctcactcacgcgtctctctcacatacacacacagtcacaacgtcagcacatgtTAGCAACGACACTgtgatatcagcgagccctcagcattagtactgtagctaaaagtctagaaAGTTTAGGtaacttttcgctaggtacctacgaacatgtcttaatctgctagacaagtggatccccttcgttcttttggtgagcattCTCACGAGCCCTATTTACCCAGCGTCATgaagccgaccagctaaatagttatttagcactagcgttgctacctgcatatatgcAGAAATTGTTTACAATATTTTCAGGCTTCAACCAGTGCTgctcaagcagaaagacagggccagggagagaaagacatacTAGATTTGTTAGGCATTGAAgacagagtaggagaggaggctAGCATCCAACATGATAcatatttaataaataaaaaagttctgtgtaacgaacccccccccccgccacaaattgctttcttatctgtgggaaacactgaaatctATACTATATCTTGTATCTGCTAAATCTATATCTATACTATATCTTTCTGTATCTGCTATAGCTATATCTATCTGTACCTGCTATTCTTGCATCTGTACTACTATATCTATCTGTATCTGCTATATCTATCTGTATCTTCTGTATCTGCTATATCTATACTATATCA
This genomic window contains:
- the ptbp2b gene encoding polypyrimidine tract-binding protein 2b yields the protein MDGDVAVGVKRGSDELNLYSSSPNSVTANGGDSKKLRVEERAESPPSRVLHIRKLPSEVSETEVIALGLPFGKVTNILMLKGKNQAFLELGTEEAAVTMVNYYTAVTPQVRNVPVFIQFSNHKELKTDSALNQRAQAVLQAVSAVQEGGSPSSDPGALDSLAPAPSPVLRIIIDNMFYPVTLDVLQQIFSKFGTVMKIITFTKNNQFQALLQFSEPVNAQQAKLSLDGQNIYNSCCTLRIDFSKLVNLNVKYNNDKSRDYTRPELPAGDGQPPVDPNMAGLSKDSSSLLGTPSGMVGPYSGGGAYGSSLSLSQGGGTISPLSAAAAAAAAAGRVALSGHSGVSGVLLASNLNEEMITPHSLFTLFGVYGDVQRVKILYNKKDSALIQLADGNQAQLAMSHLNGQKMYGKIIRVTLSKHQTVALPRDGLDDQGLTKDFSNSPLHRFKKPGSKNFQNIFPPSSTLHLSNIPEDVTEEDISLLFSNAGGTVKAFKFFQDHKMALLQMSTVEEAIQGLIDLHNYDMGSNHHLKVSFSKSTI